A region of the Campylobacter cuniculorum DSM 23162 = LMG 24588 genome:
TCATTTTGTGCGATTTTAACGGAAAGTTTGATTTCTTTAATGTCTATAACTTTTTGCTTTTTTTTAGCTTCTTTTTGCTTTTTTTCTTGTTGATAACGAAATTTTCCAAAGTCCATTATCTTACAAACCGGAGGTTTTGCATCGGGGGCTATCATCACCAAGTCAAGCCCTAAGCGATTTGCAAGTTTTAAACCCTCATCTGAACTAATGATGCCATAAACCTTGCCATCATCGCCTATACAACGAATTTCATTTGCTCTTATTTCTTCATTGAGCAATACTTCTTTTTCTTTACTCAAAAATGCACCTCATTCATTTTCTCCTTGATTAAATTGATAAATTCTTCTAAACCCAAATTGCTTTGCTGTTTAGCTCTTCTGTCTCTTAAAGCAACACTTTCTTTTGCCGTCTCTTCATCTCCTAAAACGATAATCATCGGCAATCTTTGCTTCTCCGCAGTCCTAATCCTTTTATTTAAGCTTTCATTTTTTTCATAAATTTCGCTATCCACTCCTAATTGCATTAAAGCTTTTTGAATTTTTTTTGCATATGCAAAATGATTTTGTGAAATGGGAATGATTCCAACTTGAATCGGAGCAATAAAAAAAGGAAATTCACCCCCACAATGTTCTGTTAAAATTCCTATAAATCTCTCAAAACTTCCTAAAATAGCACGATGCAACATAACAGGTTGTTGTTTTTCATTGTGATTGTCTGAATATTGCAGTTTAAATCTTTGAGGAAGATTAAAATCCACTTGTATAGTCCCACATTGCCATTTTCTGTTTAAAGCATCTGTGATTTTAATATCAATCTTTGGTCCATAAAATGCACCCCCACCTTCATCAATGCCATATTTTAAACCTTGTTCATCAAGAGCTTGTTTTAAAGCTTTTGTAGCGTTTTCCCAGATTATATCCTCTCCAATTGCTTTTTGAGGTTTGGTTGAAATTTCCATTTCATAATCAAAATCAAAGAGTTTCATCAATTTATCCACAAAACTTAAAATTTCAAGCACTTGCTCTTTGATTTGACTTGGCATACAAAAAATATGTGCATCATCTTGTGTGAATTCTCTCACTCTAAAAAGCCCGTGTAAAACCCCACTTTTTTCATGCCTATGCACCACACCATACTCAAAAAATTTAAGAGGTAAATCACGATAGCTTCTTATTTCACTTTGATAAATTTTAATATGCCCGACACAATTCATAGGTTTTATGCCATATTCTTGCTCGTCAATCTGTGTAAAATACATATTTTCTTTATAATTGCTATAATGTCCGCTCACTTTCCACGCGTCAGCCTTTAAAAGTTCAGGTCCTCGCACAGGTTCATAATCTCTTAGACGATGAATTTTAAATAAAAACTGCTCGAGCTTACTCCTTAATCTTGCACCATTGCTAAGCCATATCGGTAAGCCTCCGCCTATTTGCTCATCAAAGGTAAAAAGCTTAAGCTCTGTTCCAAGTTTGCGATGGTCTCTTTTTTTCGCTTCTTCTATAATGTGCAAATGTTTTCTCAAACTCTCTTTATCCGCAAAAGCTATGCCATAAATTCGTGTCAGCATTTCTCTTTTTTCATCTCCACCCAAATAGGCTCCCGCTATACGAGTTAGTTTAAAAAATTTCAAAAATTTAGTGTTAGGGATATGAGGACCTCGACATAAATCCTCAAATTCTCCTTGCTTATAAATGCTTATTTTTTCATCCGGAATTCTTAGCATAACTTCTTGTTTTAAATCATCATCTTTAAATTTTTCTAAAGCTTCTTTTTTGCTGATTTCATATTTTTGAACTTCAAAACCACAATCAACAAGTTCTTTCATCTTTTTTTCTATCTTTATTAAATCCTCTTCACCGATTTTTGTTTCCACTCTAAAATCATAATAAAATCCCTCTTCTACAACAGGACCGACAAAAAATTTAGCCTCCGGATATAAAATTTTAATCGCTTGAGCCATTAAATGGGCACAAGAATGACGCAAAACTTCTAAACTCGGCTTAGAATTATCAAAATAAAGGGCTTTTAAATCCTTAGAATTTTTAGTGTTAATGCTTTGAGTATCTATGATTTTTTCATTATCTAAATAAGCAATAATTTCTTTTTCCATATTGTAACCAACCTCTATAAACTCTTAAGCTGTAATTGTAACTATGCAAGGCTTAATTTTTTTTTAAATTAAGCCTAATTTTAGTCCAATATCATTTTCTCATATTTATAGTTTTTATCTTTAGCATAAACGATAGAGCAGGATTTTAAATTTTTCCCTTATGTTTTAATGGATTAAGATAGAGTTTGTGATTGCTTGAGAATTCTGTTTTGTCATTTTCTTTGTGTCTGGGCTTTAAATTGAAGCACTATTGAATTCACAAACAAACGCTAAGCCTTCAAACTCTCAAACAATTCCTCCCATTTTTCCATAATCACCTCTTTAGAAAATTTTTCTTGCATACGCTTTTTGGCTGCATGTCCCATTTGTTCCCTTAAGTTTTGATTCTCCATTAAAACACAGAGTTTTTCTGCAAAGCTCTCAAGGGCATTATCCTCAATCAAAAAGCCTGTTTTTGAATCTTCTATTATATCGCTAGGACCAGTATTTACATCAAAAGCAACACTTGGCAGAGCAAAAGAACTTGCCTCTAAGAGCACCATAGGCATACCCTCATACAAACTCGTCATCACATAAATGCTTGCACTTAAATATTCCTTTTCAATCTCTTTTGTAAAGGGTTTTAGTATAATAGAATCATTAAGATTTTTTGCACTAATTTGCTCTCTAAGCTCTTGTTCTAATCCTCCCTCGCCGACAATGTGTAATTTCCACTCTCTAAAGGCTTGATTTTTTTGCACCAAGTCCCAAATTTCAATCAAACGCGAAAATCCTTTTTCTTGTGTCAATCTCCCCACACTCAAAACAATCTTTTGTGCATGATTTGTGCTTTTTTTAGGGATTGTGGGAATGAAATTTGGAATGATAGATAAGTGACTCTTTGGATATTTTGCTTGGAATGATTTGAGTTCTTTGGAGCTAAGCAAAACAATGTGAGGGAATATTGAGAAATCTTGATGAAAATTATTGTGAAACTCATAGGCTCCATGCACGATTTTAACGGCTCTCTCTTTGTACTTTGCAATAACTTTATTGAGCGTATTAAAGGGGGCGTTGCAAATGATAAAATCGGGGTTTTCTTTGCAAATGAGATTCTCAAAATCCCTTCTGCATTGATAGAGCAAATAGGCATTCAGTGGTGTTATAAAAAGGCGCAAAAACTCTCTTAGAATCTTACCCTATCTATTCTTGGGCTTCTTAAATCCTAAGCGATGGGTGGAGAGTTTGACTTGAATGTCCTTAGAATGCAATCGCGACAAATCCGCTCCCTCTTTATGCAATGCAAAGATGCTTATCTCATGCCCTCTCTCTGCAAAAGCATTAGCGAGATTGCATACAACGCGTTCAATCCCCCCCCCCTATACTCATAGTGTTTGCTGTGAGTAATATTTTCATTCTATTCTCCAATCTTTGATTCTCTTTTGAATTGTATGAAGATAGAGTTTGTGATTGCTTGAGAGTTCTGTTTTGTCATTTTCTTTGTGCCAAAGATGATAGGCTATGCCTTTGAATTTAAGACGTCTTAATTCTCCGCCATTGAATAAAAATCTCGCGACAAACTCACTATCATCGCGTCCCCAGCTCATAAAATTTTCATTAAATCCCCCGATGGATTCAAAGTCTGCTCTATAAAAGCTCATATTGCAACCCCTCACGCCTTTAATCAATTCTTTATGGGCAAAAACCTCGCTTGTAATGCGAGAGTTCTTATAAATAAGGCTTGATAAAAGCGGAATCCTAAGGGCTTTAAAAGCAAAGGGAAGTTTGGGAATATTGTTTTTGTCATATTGCCCCCCATTTAAAATTTCATCTGTTTGAGCTTGATTTAAGATAATGCGCCCCCCTTGTAAATAGACTTTATGCTTGGCAAAATCCAGATGATCCTTGATAAAATGGGAATCCAAAATCATATCCCCATCAACGATAATGATGTATTCGCATTGTGTGGAATTGATTGCGTTATTGCGACTTGCATTGAGCCGATAGCCTCTGTCTTCTTGCCAAATGTGCTTTAAGGGGCAGGGGAAAGTCTTTTGATACTCTTTAATCAAGCTTGCCGTCTCCTCCGTGCTTCCATCATCGGCGATTAAAACTTCTTGTGGTAAAACTTCAAGCCTTTTTACAGAATCAAGCACCAAACCCAGACGTTTTTTTTGGTTATAAGTGGTGATGATTAAGGCACAAGTAGGGGCTTTGTGCGTGAGTTCGTAGAGCTTAGCGTATTTGAAAAAGACTCCCAAAGAATTACAAAAGCTTATAATAAATCCCTTATAACCATACAAAAAACCTTTTTTAAAACAATAATCCCTTATGAATTTGAAACTCCCACGCACGAGAGCCTTAAGCATAGAAGCTTTTTTGTGGAGGTTTTGCTGTGCCCAAAGGTCAGAATAAAACTGCATTTTATCAAGCAGTCCGTAGATGTTGTCATAGGCGTAATGCTTCAGCCCCGCTTTGAGCTTTATAATGTTTGCATTTTGTGGAATGATGAGGCTTTCATGCACGACATTATCATTAAAATGTGTGAAATCCTTATGAAACACTCTTAAAACATAATCAGGATACCAGCCACAAGCCTTAATCCACTCACCCTTATAGAGATTTTGACGCGGGAGAGAAACAATACATTCTTTATCAAAATCAAGCAAAGCAAGTTCTTCACAACAAGAATTTTCTAAAACTTCGTCCGCATCGATGTTAAAAATTACTTCATTTTTTGCATAACTTAAAGCAAGATTTTTCAATGCACCAAAGCCGATAAATTCACTTTTTTCTATGCGTAAATTTGGAAATTCTTGTTTGAATTTATAAGCAATTTCTAAGGTATCATCACTGCTGCCATTATCAAGCAGAACAATCTCACCAAAATTTTTAAGCGAATTAAGACATTCTAACAAAGTTGCTCCGCCGTTTTTGACGATTATAATCACGCTTATTTTTGAAAAATCCATACAAATCCTCTTATAAAACTCAAATGTAATCTCAATTTCATTCTTCTAAAAATTTTTAAAATGAAAATATAAAACTTTTATATCAAAGCATTTTAACATAATTTCATTGAAATTAAAAAAGACTTCCAGCATCTAAAATACCAAAAATATATAAACAAAAAAACAAAACTCCCAAAACAATGCGATAAATTCCAAAGACGATAAAATCAAATTTAGAAATGAATTTTAAAAAAATTTTAATCGCAAAAACTGCCACCACAAAGGCTGTGATAAAGCCTATTAATAAAGGGATTAAGGAATTTGTATTGCTCAATATACTCGGCTCTTTATACACACTATAAGCGGTTGCACTCATCATAGTTGGTAGAGCGAGTAAAAAGCTAAATTCTGTCGCAACCTTGCGATTGAGTCCTAATAAAAGTCCGCCAATGATACTTGCTCCGCTCCTTGAAGTTCCCGGAATCATGGCTAAGGACTGGATTAAACCTATGAAAAAAGCTTGTTTGAAACTGATTGAGTCTAAAGAATTGACCGCATAATTCTTGCCTCTATGCCTCAATTCTAAGACAATGAAAACAGCTCCGCCAAAAATCAGCATAAACACGACCACATAGCCATTAAACAAGTTTTTAATAAAACCATAGATAAACAATCCTATCAATCCGGTGGGAATGAATGCAATTGCGAGTTTAAACCAAAGTTTAAATCCTTGCAAGAGCTTGTGCCAAAATACAAAAAGCACGGCTAAAATGGAACCAAGCTGAATGATGATTAAAAAATGACTCCAAAATTCGCCATTTTTTATATTGATACCTAAAATTGTTGTGGCTAAAATCATATGTCCGGTTGAAGAAACGGGCAGAAATTCGGTTAAACCCTCTACGATTCCAAGAATCAAAGCGTATAAATTTTGCATAAAAAATTATTGACACCCTTCACATTCTATGCTTCTATCAGCAACATTGACTTTTTCGCTATCAGGGCTTTCGCTTCTTAGATAATACGTTGATTTTATACCAAGCTCCCAAGCAAGTTGATAAATTTCATTAAGATAACCTCCACTTGCCTTATCTAAAGATAAAAAGATGTTTAAACTTTGTCCTTGGTCAATCCATTTTCCACGCACCGCAGCAGCTTTGATAAGAATTTTTTGATCAAGTTCATAAGCGGGAGTGTAGTATTGCCAAGTTTCAAGACTTAAATTTGGCACCACCACAGGAATCATTCCGCTTAAATTTTGCTCAAACCATTTGCGTTTATAAACAGGTTCTATGGTTTGAGTCGTGCCTACAAGTATGGATATAGAAGAGGTTGGAGCGATTGCCATTAAATAACCATTTCTCATTCCATCTCTTTTAACCTTTTGTCTGAGTTTCTCCCAATCACACTCGCTTTGATCGAACAATCCTTCTCTTAAAGTAAGAGCCTTTGCTTTCGTACTTGCTACATCAATAGGAAAAATTCCTTTACTCCAATTCGAGCCTTGAAAATCCGGATAAGACCCTTTTTCTATCGCTAAATTTGAGCTTGAATTAATGGCTTCATAGCTTATAACTTCCATTATCTCATCAATCTTGTTTAAATGCTCATCGCTTCCCCAAAAAATCTTTGCTTCAGCAAGCATTTGAGCCTCACCCATAACACCAAGTCCTATAGAGCGGGATTGTAAATTTGTATTTTTAACCTTAATATGAGGATAAAAATTAAGATCAATCACATTATCAAGCATTCTAATGGCTGTTGGCACAACTCTTTGTATATCTTCTTTGGTATGAACCTTGCTAAGATTGATACTTGCAAGATTACACACCGCGGTTTTTCCATCATTTTTTAATTTCTCAACTATATAGACTTTATTGCCTTCAATGCTGTCAAGAGTGCTGATTTTTTTTGCTGGTTTTTCATAGCCTCCATCGATTGTAATTTTTTCATCTTCATCATAATAACTTTCTTTGCCATTTTCAAAAACAACTTTGATTTGATAATAATTTGGCTCTGTGTTTTGAAAAATCTCTGTGCATAAATTTGAACTGCGAATGATTCCTACATGGGAATTTGGATTTGCTTTGTTTGCATTGTCTTTAAAACATAAAAATGGCAAACCCGTTTCAAAATAACTGAGTAAAATTTTCTTCCAAAGCTCCTTAGCTTCGATAATCTCTTTGGTGATTTTTTCATTTTTTTCATATTCTTCATAACGTTTTTCAAAATCCTCTCCATAAAGCTCACACAAATCCGCAGTATCCGCAGGATCAAAAAGGGTCCATTTGTCGTTTGCTTTAACCCTTTTCATAAATAAATCATTCACCCATAAAGCAGGGAAAAGCTCGTGTGCCCTACGTCTTTCTTCGCCTGAATTCTTACGCAAATCAATAAAATCATTAATGTCCATATGCCAAGTTTCTATATAAACAGCAATTGCACCCTTTCTTGTGCCAAGCTGATCCACAGCTACAGCTATGTCATTTGTAATTTTAAGAAAAGGGATAATCCCCCCGGCTGCATTTTTATGCCCATCAATGCTTCCGCCCATTGCACGTACTTTAGACCAATCCCAACCTATGCCCCCGCCAAATTTAGAAAGCAAAGCCATTTCTTTATAAGAATCAAAAATTCCTTCGATATTATCCGGAGTGCTTCCTATATAACAAGAGCTAAGTTGATGGCGCGTGGTTCTTGCATTTGAGAGAGTAGGAGTGGCTAACATCACTTCAAATTTAGAAATTAAATCATAAAATTTTTTAGCCCATTCTTGAGGATTGAATTCATTTTGTGCTAAAAACATCGCAATAGCCATAAACATTTGCTGGGGTAATTCTATAGGCATACCCTT
Encoded here:
- the infC gene encoding translation initiation factor IF-3 yields the protein MSKEKEVLLNEEIRANEIRCIGDDGKVYGIISSDEGLKLANRLGLDLVMIAPDAKPPVCKIMDFGKFRYQQEKKQKEAKKKQKVIDIKEIKLSVKIAQNDISYKVKHALEFLEQGKHVRFRVFLKGREVANPEVGVALLEKIWAMVEDKANRDKEPNFEGRYVNMLVTPKRG
- the thrS gene encoding threonine--tRNA ligase, producing the protein MEKEIIAYLDNEKIIDTQSINTKNSKDLKALYFDNSKPSLEVLRHSCAHLMAQAIKILYPEAKFFVGPVVEEGFYYDFRVETKIGEEDLIKIEKKMKELVDCGFEVQKYEISKKEALEKFKDDDLKQEVMLRIPDEKISIYKQGEFEDLCRGPHIPNTKFLKFFKLTRIAGAYLGGDEKREMLTRIYGIAFADKESLRKHLHIIEEAKKRDHRKLGTELKLFTFDEQIGGGLPIWLSNGARLRSKLEQFLFKIHRLRDYEPVRGPELLKADAWKVSGHYSNYKENMYFTQIDEQEYGIKPMNCVGHIKIYQSEIRSYRDLPLKFFEYGVVHRHEKSGVLHGLFRVREFTQDDAHIFCMPSQIKEQVLEILSFVDKLMKLFDFDYEMEISTKPQKAIGEDIIWENATKALKQALDEQGLKYGIDEGGGAFYGPKIDIKITDALNRKWQCGTIQVDFNLPQRFKLQYSDNHNEKQQPVMLHRAILGSFERFIGILTEHCGGEFPFFIAPIQVGIIPISQNHFAYAKKIQKALMQLGVDSEIYEKNESLNKRIRTAEKQRLPMIIVLGDEETAKESVALRDRRAKQQSNLGLEEFINLIKEKMNEVHF
- a CDS encoding glycosyltransferase produces the protein MRLFITPLNAYLLYQCRRDFENLICKENPDFIICNAPFNTLNKVIAKYKERAVKIVHGAYEFHNNFHQDFSIFPHIVLLSSKELKSFQAKYPKSHLSIIPNFIPTIPKKSTNHAQKIVLSVGRLTQEKGFSRLIEIWDLVQKNQAFREWKLHIVGEGGLEQELREQISAKNLNDSIILKPFTKEIEKEYLSASIYVMTSLYEGMPMVLLEASSFALPSVAFDVNTGPSDIIEDSKTGFLIEDNALESFAEKLCVLMENQNLREQMGHAAKKRMQEKFSKEVIMEKWEELFESLKA
- a CDS encoding glycosyltransferase family 2 protein, encoding MDFSKISVIIIVKNGGATLLECLNSLKNFGEIVLLDNGSSDDTLEIAYKFKQEFPNLRIEKSEFIGFGALKNLALSYAKNEVIFNIDADEVLENSCCEELALLDFDKECIVSLPRQNLYKGEWIKACGWYPDYVLRVFHKDFTHFNDNVVHESLIIPQNANIIKLKAGLKHYAYDNIYGLLDKMQFYSDLWAQQNLHKKASMLKALVRGSFKFIRDYCFKKGFLYGYKGFIISFCNSLGVFFKYAKLYELTHKAPTCALIITTYNQKKRLGLVLDSVKRLEVLPQEVLIADDGSTEETASLIKEYQKTFPCPLKHIWQEDRGYRLNASRNNAINSTQCEYIIIVDGDMILDSHFIKDHLDFAKHKVYLQGGRIILNQAQTDEILNGGQYDKNNIPKLPFAFKALRIPLLSSLIYKNSRITSEVFAHKELIKGVRGCNMSFYRADFESIGGFNENFMSWGRDDSEFVARFLFNGGELRRLKFKGIAYHLWHKENDKTELSSNHKLYLHTIQKRIKDWRIE
- a CDS encoding undecaprenyl-diphosphate phosphatase, producing the protein MQNLYALILGIVEGLTEFLPVSSTGHMILATTILGINIKNGEFWSHFLIIIQLGSILAVLFVFWHKLLQGFKLWFKLAIAFIPTGLIGLFIYGFIKNLFNGYVVVFMLIFGGAVFIVLELRHRGKNYAVNSLDSISFKQAFFIGLIQSLAMIPGTSRSGASIIGGLLLGLNRKVATEFSFLLALPTMMSATAYSVYKEPSILSNTNSLIPLLIGFITAFVVAVFAIKIFLKFISKFDFIVFGIYRIVLGVLFFCLYIFGILDAGSLF
- a CDS encoding ribonucleoside-diphosphate reductase subunit alpha, whose amino-acid sequence is MKVIKRNGRTEELNVSKIKKCTQDAVRDLDGVNLSELELDAKIQFRDGISTEEIQKTLIKTAVDKIDVDCPNWTFVAARLFLYDLYKKVNGMNRYNHLRDYFERGEKEGRILLGLKEKYDLDDLNDYIKPERDLQFTYLGVKTLYDRYLIKDSKGMPIELPQQMFMAIAMFLAQNEFNPQEWAKKFYDLISKFEVMLATPTLSNARTTRHQLSSCYIGSTPDNIEGIFDSYKEMALLSKFGGGIGWDWSKVRAMGGSIDGHKNAAGGIIPFLKITNDIAVAVDQLGTRKGAIAVYIETWHMDINDFIDLRKNSGEERRRAHELFPALWVNDLFMKRVKANDKWTLFDPADTADLCELYGEDFEKRYEEYEKNEKITKEIIEAKELWKKILLSYFETGLPFLCFKDNANKANPNSHVGIIRSSNLCTEIFQNTEPNYYQIKVVFENGKESYYDEDEKITIDGGYEKPAKKISTLDSIEGNKVYIVEKLKNDGKTAVCNLASINLSKVHTKEDIQRVVPTAIRMLDNVIDLNFYPHIKVKNTNLQSRSIGLGVMGEAQMLAEAKIFWGSDEHLNKIDEIMEVISYEAINSSSNLAIEKGSYPDFQGSNWSKGIFPIDVASTKAKALTLREGLFDQSECDWEKLRQKVKRDGMRNGYLMAIAPTSSISILVGTTQTIEPVYKRKWFEQNLSGMIPVVVPNLSLETWQYYTPAYELDQKILIKAAAVRGKWIDQGQSLNIFLSLDKASGGYLNEIYQLAWELGIKSTYYLRSESPDSEKVNVADRSIECEGCQ